CGCCCTGGAACACATAGTCTGTGCTCACATGAATCAGGGTTCCATCGACTTCCTTCATCGCTTGCGCCAGGTTGCCTGCCGCCGTATTGTTGAGCAGGTTAGCGAGGTCGAAGTCGCTCTCTGCCTTATCCACGTTGGTATAGGCAGCGCAGTTAACGATAACCTGGATATCATTTTCCTTCACCTTTTCGCGGATAGCGTCGAGGTTAGTGATGTCCAATTTCTCATAGCCTTCAGCCACATCGGTGAAGACAAACTTGTGATTGCTGTTTTTGGCGCAAATCTGCATTTCATGGCCGAGCTGACCATTAGCGCCTGTTACTAATATATTCATTGAATTATATTTTTTATTCAACTTATTACCTAATTCCTGCCATATATATAAAGCCATATATATAAATATGTGGCAAAGGTACGTAATAAATCTGATATACGCAAGTTTTCGGTGAACAAAGTGAGGATAAAGAGGGAGATAGTAACAAAAATTAAAGATTAGGCTTTGAAAGTATAGAGCATAGATATGAAAGTTTAGGGCATAAAAAAGCCCATCACCTTCTTTCACAAGAAAATGATGGGTCTTTCCTAAACATAATAGAAAAGCATTTCTGCTTTTTTGAAAGCAATACTGATTCAATCAAGCAGGCTTCCTATTCAATCAATCCTTTTCCCTAAAAAACTAATACTGTCCTTATTTAAATCAACATACTAAATCAACAAAAGGAATATTTTATACCTTTAAAACTAACTTTTAAGAAGACTTGAAGTGGTAATAAAACCTTTGTCTTAATTATACTGCTTTTTTGAATTCCGATGCAAAAGTAGGCATAATTTCTCAAAGTTGTATACCCTAGTAGGAACTTAGTAAACTTTTAAAAAGCAAAAACTCCATAACCACCTGATAATCAATACAGGTTAAATCTTAACTATTTTTATCAAAGTAAATGATATTATATGAAAAGAAATTTGTATCTTTGCACCACAAAATCGACAAATAGACTATTTTGTCACCCTTTTGAGACTATTTTGTCCCATTTGGAGACAATTTTATCATTAACAAATTACTAATAAAAGATGAAGCAATTGTTATTTTTACTTCTTATGCTTATGATGCCACTGCTCACCCAAGGCAAAACCGATGAGAAGAAGCTTCTGGAGCGTATAGATTACATGATTGATAACGACCAGTATTATCAAGATATCAAGGAAAAAGAGCTGAAACAGCTGAAACTGCAAGCCATTGAGGCAGAAGACAGCAAGACCCGACTGCTTTTCCTTGACAGCATATACCATGCCTACAGTGCCTACCGCTACGACTCGGCTTACGCCTACATGCAGCGTGGACTGGAGTTGGCCCAGAAGGTCAACGACACCTATTATATAACACTCAACCAGATCAACCAAGCGTCCATACTCTCGGTTAGGGGATTCTATGGCATGGCCAAAAACAAGCTCGAATCGCTCAACCCCGACGAGATGCCCCACAAGCAGAAGCTGTACTACTACTTCACGTATGCCTGGTTGTATAATTACTTGGAATCCTACGCCAAGGGATCTAATTACGCCGAGGAATTCCGCAGCCAGAAGAAGCATTACATGAACCTCCTGATTCTGAATTTTAACGAAGAGGACAAACATAGTGCGTACTATCATTATCTCATGGGCGAATACATCTATCTCGACAATCCTACCAGTAAGGAAGGACTCAACCATTACCAGAAGGCACTGAAAATGTCTCCAGCCAAATCACGCATCCATGCCATGTCGGCATACGCTGTCGCCAGATATTACAAGCTTACAGGCAACTTCGATCTATACGAGGAATATCTCGTGGAAGCATCCGTGAGCGACGGCCTATGCCAGCTCAAGGAAACGGTAGCCCTGCAGAAACTTGCCTACTTCCTCTTTAAAAAGGATGAAAACAACAGCAAGAGAGCGGCTAAATACATCCAGCACACCATGGAAGATGCCCAGTTCTTCAACAACCGACTGCGCATGATGGAGATTTCAAACATCCTGCCAGTCATCGCAGCTGCCAACCAGCAGGCTGCCGAGCGTTCACGTGCCCGCATCCTTACGGGCTTCATCGCAGTAAGCGCAGCACTGATCATCATCATCATCCTTGCCTTCGTGAACAACAGGCAGAAGAACAAACTGAAGAAAAACAAGCAGAAGATTGAAGAGCAGAACAAGAAACAGATAGAGATGAACGGCCAGCTTTCAGAGATGAACAATCAGCTCACCGAACTGAACCAGCAGCTCATAGAAACCAACATCAAGCGCGAAACATACTTGCGCCTCTTTATGGACATCAGCGCTGCATACATCAGTAAGCTCGCTGATTATCGCAAACTGGTAAGCCGAAAAATCAAGGCAAACCAGGCTGCCGACCTGCTGAAGAGTCTCAACACCCACAAGTTGGAAGAGGAAGAGACACAGATGTTCTACAACCGTTTCGACAAGGCGTTCATGGAACTGTATCCAGGTTTTGTTACGGAGTTGAACAAGCTCCTGCTGCCAGAAAGCCAGCTGGAGGTGCCAACTACCCACACGCTGACCACGGAAATCCGCATCTATGCCTTGATGCGACTGGGCGTAACCGACAGTCAGGAAATAGCCACCCTGCTGCATTACTCCACCCAGACCATCTACAACTACAAATCGGGCATGAGAGCAAAGGCGATCAACCGCGATACGTTCGAATCGGATGTCAATCGCCTCTGCCACATTATTGCATAGTTAAAAGTTGATAGTTGATAGTTTATAGCAAGATTGCCTATAAACTATCAACTATCAACTATAAACTAGTCTCTGTGTATCACGGTTCCGTTGGCCTGATGCGTAGCCAAAACCAGAACTTCGGCTATCTGCACATGCTCTGGGGCACTGGCAGCATAGAAGGCTACGTCTGCCACATCATCACCATTCAATGGTTCGATGCCACGATACACATTGTCGGCACGGCGGGCATCGCCATGGAAACGGACGTTAGAGAAGTTGGTCTCCACCAATCCCGGCTTCACGTTGGTAACACGCACCTTGGTGTGAGCCACGTCAATACGCAGTCCATCGGTGATAGCCTTCACAGCCGCCTTGGTAGCACAATACACGTTGCCACCCGCATAGGCAGCATCGCCAGCCACACTACCAATGTTGATGACATGACCATGGTTTCTTCTCACCATCCCCGGCACAATGAGACGGGTCATGGTGAGCAGGCCCTTGATATTGGTATCAATCATCTGATCCCAATCATCAAAATCTCCCTCATACTCAGGTTCCAGACCACGAGCCAATCCGGCATTGTTGATGAGCACATCAATCTTTCGCCAATCCAGCGGGATGTAATCCACCGCCTTCTTGGCAGCATCACGGTTGCGCACATCGAAGGCAAGTGCCAGCACCTGGATGCCAGTACCTTCCAACTGTTTCTTCAAGATTTCCAACTTACCGGTGTTTCTACCCGTAAGAATCAGATTGTAGCCGCCTTGAGCAAAGCGACGTGCGCAAGCCTCGCCTATTCCGCTGGTTGCGCCAGTAATAAGAGCAATTTTATTCATGTATTTTGTTACTTTGAACTTTATGATTAGTCTTTGTTTTTAAAGGGTTCTTCCATCTTAAAGTATCAGAACTCTCACTTCAGCATTCGCCATTTTTTCTATCTGGTTCATCGGGCGCTTGTAGTAAACACTCTGAATCGCCTTGTTGATGATGCCGTGGCCCACGGCAAGAATCGTCTTGTCGGGATACGCCACCTTGAGCCAGGTAAGGAAGTTCTGGGCTCTCGACTTCATCTTTTCCAATCCCTCGATGTTATCAGGCCAATCCTTCGGGTCCTTGGGAAGAGAAGGGATGAATTTCCCCGTAAAATCTCCCCAGTCACGCTCACGAATCAGAGGAGTCGTCACGATATGCTGAAGAATTTCGTCTTCAGACAAAACATGGCGAGAGCCTGCAGGTTCACATTCCAGATGAGGACGGGCGA
The Segatella copri DNA segment above includes these coding regions:
- a CDS encoding DUF6377 domain-containing protein, producing MKQLLFLLLMLMMPLLTQGKTDEKKLLERIDYMIDNDQYYQDIKEKELKQLKLQAIEAEDSKTRLLFLDSIYHAYSAYRYDSAYAYMQRGLELAQKVNDTYYITLNQINQASILSVRGFYGMAKNKLESLNPDEMPHKQKLYYYFTYAWLYNYLESYAKGSNYAEEFRSQKKHYMNLLILNFNEEDKHSAYYHYLMGEYIYLDNPTSKEGLNHYQKALKMSPAKSRIHAMSAYAVARYYKLTGNFDLYEEYLVEASVSDGLCQLKETVALQKLAYFLFKKDENNSKRAAKYIQHTMEDAQFFNNRLRMMEISNILPVIAAANQQAAERSRARILTGFIAVSAALIIIIILAFVNNRQKNKLKKNKQKIEEQNKKQIEMNGQLSEMNNQLTELNQQLIETNIKRETYLRLFMDISAAYISKLADYRKLVSRKIKANQAADLLKSLNTHKLEEEETQMFYNRFDKAFMELYPGFVTELNKLLLPESQLEVPTTHTLTTEIRIYALMRLGVTDSQEIATLLHYSTQTIYNYKSGMRAKAINRDTFESDVNRLCHIIA
- a CDS encoding SDR family NAD(P)-dependent oxidoreductase, which codes for MNKIALITGATSGIGEACARRFAQGGYNLILTGRNTGKLEILKKQLEGTGIQVLALAFDVRNRDAAKKAVDYIPLDWRKIDVLINNAGLARGLEPEYEGDFDDWDQMIDTNIKGLLTMTRLIVPGMVRRNHGHVINIGSVAGDAAYAGGNVYCATKAAVKAITDGLRIDVAHTKVRVTNVKPGLVETNFSNVRFHGDARRADNVYRGIEPLNGDDVADVAFYAASAPEHVQIAEVLVLATHQANGTVIHRD
- a CDS encoding histidine phosphatase family protein, translated to MTTLYLVRHGETVDNAAQIMQGQTPGRLNERGIEQAEEVARKMANDHIDVFVSSDLYRSMQTCAIIARPHLECEPAGSRHVLSEDEILQHIVTTPLIRERDWGDFTGKFIPSLPKDPKDWPDNIEGLEKMKSRAQNFLTWLKVAYPDKTILAVGHGIINKAIQSVYYKRPMNQIEKMANAEVRVLIL